The Spirosoma oryzicola genome contains a region encoding:
- a CDS encoding zinc-dependent alcohol dehydrogenase: MLAMNYRGPQRVRIDQKPYPEIKHPQDAIVRVTRSCICGSDLHLYNGNVPDTRVGMTFGHEFTGIVEEIGPEVQKLKVGDHVLVPFNIACGKCAFCQQGLYGNCHESNTQASAVGGIFGYSHTAGGYDGGQAEYVRVPYADVSPTVIPPGMDPDDAVMLTDVVPTGYQAAEMAGIQPGDTVVVFGAGPVGIMAARCAWLFGAGRVIVLDHVEYRLEFVRDYAPCEAYNFKEMDDPVVFIKKTTDWMGADVCIDAVGAEAAGSPLQTITGRKLLIQAGSATALHWAINSVKKGGIVSVVGVYGPTDNLVPIGNVVNKGITIRANQASVKRLLPRLIEHVQNGVINPKALITHRVPLEEVADAYRIFSDKLDNCIKPVLIPPSAR; the protein is encoded by the coding sequence ATGCTGGCCATGAATTACCGAGGCCCACAACGGGTTCGTATCGACCAAAAACCTTATCCTGAAATAAAGCATCCTCAGGATGCTATCGTGCGCGTAACTCGCTCCTGTATTTGTGGGTCGGATCTTCATCTCTATAACGGCAACGTGCCGGATACCCGCGTTGGTATGACCTTCGGACATGAGTTTACGGGCATTGTCGAAGAAATAGGTCCCGAAGTACAGAAGCTCAAAGTCGGTGATCATGTACTTGTCCCGTTCAACATTGCCTGCGGAAAGTGTGCCTTTTGTCAGCAGGGTCTGTACGGCAATTGTCATGAATCAAATACGCAAGCTTCAGCAGTCGGCGGAATTTTTGGTTATTCGCACACCGCTGGCGGATACGATGGCGGACAAGCTGAATACGTACGCGTTCCTTATGCAGACGTTAGCCCTACCGTTATTCCCCCAGGCATGGACCCGGACGATGCGGTTATGTTGACCGATGTGGTGCCGACTGGCTACCAGGCCGCTGAAATGGCAGGTATTCAGCCCGGTGATACTGTAGTTGTTTTTGGAGCAGGTCCGGTAGGTATAATGGCTGCCCGATGTGCTTGGTTGTTTGGGGCCGGTCGGGTTATCGTACTCGATCATGTAGAGTACAGACTGGAGTTCGTTCGGGATTATGCGCCCTGTGAAGCGTATAACTTTAAAGAAATGGACGATCCCGTGGTGTTTATCAAAAAAACGACCGACTGGATGGGGGCCGATGTGTGCATCGATGCCGTCGGTGCCGAAGCCGCAGGAAGTCCATTACAGACCATTACCGGACGTAAGCTGCTGATACAGGCGGGTTCGGCCACTGCGCTCCACTGGGCCATCAATTCGGTTAAAAAAGGAGGTATAGTTTCGGTTGTGGGCGTGTACGGCCCTACTGACAACTTGGTTCCGATTGGCAATGTGGTCAACAAAGGCATTACGATCCGGGCGAACCAGGCTTCGGTAAAGCGCCTTCTGCCGCGTTTGATTGAACACGTGCAGAACGGAGTTATTAACCCGAAAGCACTGATCACGCACCGCGTTCCGCTGGAAGAGGTTGCCGATGCTTATCGCATTTTTTCCGATAAGCTGGACAATTGCATCAAACCCGTTCTCATTCCACCTTCAGCCAGATAA
- a CDS encoding SGNH/GDSL hydrolase family protein: MKKLFLLLTLACLISSSKPNEISWVAIGDSITYLNDHLDETENRVTKGYMTRVVEKLPFIRYTNQGHNGWTSGGIARSIDTLGLVKADIYSVFLGTNDWWAGRPLGRLDDYQRNTGNNTVYGSFRIIINKLRALNPQAPIILITPMQRVDFVYLFNFKNNAYGSYREKNGQHLESFAKAIDSIGHYEHLPVVDLFHLRGLQLKKLVNYKRLKDPQRGVYTNYPYPAFTDVPFNPATDEYPYPVGAINKTYDGLHPSDKGYALISRELVKVLKKYKNDKDLAPR, translated from the coding sequence ATGAAAAAGCTGTTCCTGCTCCTGACCCTGGCTTGTCTGATCAGTTCGTCCAAACCCAATGAAATTAGCTGGGTGGCAATTGGCGACTCGATTACTTATCTGAACGATCATCTGGATGAAACCGAAAATCGAGTAACGAAGGGATACATGACGCGCGTGGTAGAAAAACTACCATTTATTCGTTACACAAATCAAGGGCATAACGGATGGACTTCGGGCGGCATTGCCCGTTCTATTGATACCCTGGGATTAGTCAAAGCGGACATTTACTCGGTCTTTCTCGGCACAAATGACTGGTGGGCTGGCCGACCCCTGGGCCGGCTGGATGACTACCAACGCAACACCGGAAATAATACGGTCTATGGATCTTTCCGCATTATTATCAATAAGCTCCGTGCGCTGAATCCTCAGGCACCCATTATACTGATCACCCCGATGCAGCGGGTGGACTTTGTGTACCTGTTCAATTTCAAAAACAATGCCTACGGCTCTTATCGGGAAAAGAATGGGCAGCATCTTGAATCGTTTGCAAAGGCCATTGACTCGATTGGACACTACGAACATTTACCCGTAGTTGATCTTTTTCACCTGCGCGGTTTGCAACTAAAGAAGCTGGTGAACTACAAGCGATTGAAAGACCCGCAACGAGGTGTATACACCAATTATCCTTATCCGGCATTCACCGATGTACCGTTCAATCCTGCGACGGATGAATACCCTTACCCGGTCGGAGCTATCAATAAAACGTACGACGGTTTGCACCCTTCGGACAAAGGATACGCCTTGATTAGCCGCGAGCTAGTCAAGGTTTTAAAGAAGTATAAAAATGATAAGGATCTAGCACCCCGGTAA
- a CDS encoding DUF1493 family protein has protein sequence MESCAVLPEVISFVEKIRGSHSFPLSGKTTLEKDLRMTGDDTYEFMAAFFDEFSIDPTGFDSTMYFYPEGLDLIGLSFLVRKIAGLPPLTRPVYDITLADLSKAVLTRTWPKLIQF, from the coding sequence GTGGAATCTTGCGCTGTCTTACCGGAGGTGATCAGTTTCGTGGAGAAAATTCGAGGGAGCCATTCCTTTCCATTAAGCGGCAAAACGACGCTGGAGAAAGATCTGCGGATGACGGGTGATGATACGTATGAATTCATGGCCGCTTTCTTCGACGAGTTTTCAATTGATCCAACGGGTTTCGATAGTACCATGTACTTCTATCCGGAAGGATTGGACCTTATCGGTTTAAGTTTCCTTGTCAGAAAGATCGCGGGTTTACCACCACTGACGAGACCCGTTTACGACATAACGCTTGCCGATCTCAGTAAAGCCGTTCTAACGCGCACATGGCCCAAGCTGATTCAGTTTTAG
- a CDS encoding response regulator, protein MTLQSTPCVFLVDDDEDDRFLVQQVFKQYNPEFTLKSFFNGQELLNALAVTTRLPKLVLLDLNMPFMGGLEALAFLRKDAKYDTMPIVILTTSDNYADKQRATELKANDFFTKPGAIDELNQLLLKLRHKWLIDQNTTNPV, encoded by the coding sequence ATGACTTTACAATCCACACCGTGCGTGTTTCTGGTCGATGATGATGAAGACGACCGATTTTTAGTACAACAGGTCTTTAAGCAGTACAATCCTGAATTTACACTGAAGTCGTTTTTCAATGGACAGGAACTGCTCAACGCTTTAGCTGTTACCACCCGCTTACCCAAGTTAGTTCTACTCGATCTGAACATGCCATTCATGGGTGGACTTGAAGCGCTCGCGTTCCTCCGTAAGGACGCCAAGTACGACACCATGCCCATTGTCATCTTGACAACCTCGGATAATTATGCGGACAAGCAGCGGGCAACTGAGCTGAAAGCCAATGATTTTTTCACGAAGCCGGGTGCTATTGATGAATTAAACCAACTTCTGCTGAAGCTTCGCCATAAATGGCTGATCGATCAGAATACAACTAATCCGGTCTAG
- a CDS encoding succinate dehydrogenase/fumarate reductase iron-sulfur subunit, translating into MNITLKVWRQKSTSKPGKLVEYKLANIDPDMSFLEMFDILNGQLTMKGEEPVAFDHDCREGICGSCAMYVNGRAHGPQTGAAVCQLYMRSFNDGDTIIVEPWRSRAFPVIKDLSTDRSAFDRIVQAGGYVSVNTGSAPEANEILISRQTQEMTMDAAACIACGACAAACKNASAMLFVGAQISRFALIPQGQAERRERAERMVAQMDSEGFGACSFIGACAVECPASIPLEVITRLNREYLGAKLH; encoded by the coding sequence ATGAATATAACGCTAAAAGTCTGGCGACAGAAGAGTACAAGTAAACCTGGAAAATTAGTCGAGTACAAACTGGCTAATATCGATCCAGACATGTCATTTCTGGAGATGTTCGATATCCTGAACGGCCAGTTAACGATGAAGGGTGAGGAGCCGGTAGCTTTTGACCACGATTGTCGCGAAGGTATTTGCGGTTCCTGCGCAATGTATGTCAATGGTCGGGCTCATGGTCCTCAGACTGGTGCCGCCGTTTGTCAATTATACATGCGTAGCTTCAACGACGGCGATACCATCATCGTGGAACCTTGGCGGTCAAGGGCGTTTCCCGTCATTAAAGATTTATCAACTGACCGTTCAGCCTTTGATCGCATCGTACAGGCGGGAGGCTATGTTTCTGTTAACACAGGTTCGGCACCGGAGGCAAATGAAATTTTGATTTCGCGTCAGACTCAGGAAATGACGATGGATGCTGCCGCTTGCATTGCTTGTGGAGCGTGTGCCGCTGCCTGTAAGAACGCGTCGGCTATGTTGTTCGTCGGTGCGCAGATCTCCCGCTTTGCCTTGATTCCCCAGGGCCAAGCCGAGCGTCGCGAGCGTGCCGAACGGATGGTGGCTCAAATGGATTCCGAAGGTTTTGGCGCGTGTTCATTTATCGGTGCCTGCGCCGTTGAATGTCCCGCATCAATACCCCTAGAAGTCATCACACGGTTGAACCGGGAATATTTGGGCGCTAAGCTTCATTAG
- a CDS encoding outer membrane beta-barrel protein, with product MRWHLVLLYVALPLVGTTQSLPNDKQNDLLGKGHWNVGFSAGQGYKGSRQTTTSFSPRLHYFLADGWSVALEGRYVKATSSDFPRSYPFRYAGAGLSTRYYFLRGNRFALFAQLGALYGQSKYDRYDPIDPYATMHGVRNSNWQTNAGLGAHYRLGKRWSLEATAERSWITSSYLTPDFSRWQASVGINYRLR from the coding sequence ATGAGATGGCATCTAGTACTTCTTTACGTGGCTCTACCTTTAGTCGGTACAACCCAATCCTTGCCCAATGACAAGCAAAATGACTTATTGGGAAAAGGCCATTGGAACGTCGGCTTTTCTGCTGGACAAGGATATAAAGGGAGTCGCCAAACAACGACTTCTTTCAGTCCCCGGCTCCACTATTTCCTGGCTGATGGATGGTCTGTTGCACTCGAAGGTCGTTACGTAAAAGCAACTTCATCCGACTTCCCTCGATCGTACCCCTTTCGCTATGCAGGAGCAGGTTTATCGACTCGATACTATTTTCTACGGGGAAACCGGTTTGCCCTTTTTGCGCAACTGGGTGCATTGTATGGGCAAAGCAAATATGATAGGTATGATCCAATTGATCCCTACGCAACGATGCATGGTGTGCGTAACAGCAATTGGCAGACCAACGCTGGTTTGGGAGCGCACTACCGATTAGGAAAACGCTGGTCGTTAGAAGCAACGGCTGAGCGGAGTTGGATAACCTCGTCTTATCTGACACCTGATTTTAGCCGTTGGCAGGCAAGCGTAGGTATCAATTACCGATTACGATAA
- a CDS encoding manganese catalase family protein, which translates to MFYHDKKLQYKVRVDKPNPQFARALQQAIGGVEGEIRVCLQYLFQAWNSRGPVRYRDMLLNTGTEEISHIEMLATAVCLNLEGASSSVIDTIVGNDPILEKIVGGGDPRQFLSGGLGALAADANGVPFNGSWVVSSGNTAADMYANVMAEATGRTLATRLYELTDDAGMKDMLSFLIARDTMHQQQWLAVLEELGHGNQYGVLPIPNSFPQSQEHQEFSYAFVNTNIDPDSPTVGHNTRWTQGTSLDGRSEFREIKAQPLGDEPMLAPPIPQGHAQIEQIEKANDKS; encoded by the coding sequence ATGTTTTATCACGACAAAAAGCTCCAGTATAAAGTACGAGTTGATAAGCCTAATCCGCAATTTGCCCGCGCCTTGCAACAGGCCATTGGTGGCGTAGAAGGGGAGATACGAGTTTGCTTACAATACCTATTCCAGGCTTGGAACTCGCGTGGTCCAGTACGCTACCGCGATATGCTGTTGAATACAGGTACGGAAGAAATATCCCACATCGAGATGCTGGCTACGGCAGTTTGCTTAAACCTTGAAGGAGCGTCGAGCAGTGTTATTGATACCATCGTTGGCAACGACCCTATTTTAGAAAAAATTGTTGGTGGTGGTGATCCCCGGCAGTTTCTATCCGGTGGATTAGGCGCGTTGGCTGCGGATGCTAATGGCGTACCGTTCAACGGGTCCTGGGTAGTAAGCTCGGGAAATACAGCCGCTGATATGTACGCTAACGTAATGGCCGAAGCAACTGGCCGGACCCTGGCAACCCGGCTTTACGAACTAACCGACGATGCCGGTATGAAAGACATGCTGTCTTTTCTAATCGCGCGGGATACCATGCACCAGCAGCAATGGCTGGCCGTTCTGGAAGAGTTGGGCCACGGCAATCAATATGGCGTGTTACCCATTCCGAATAGCTTCCCCCAAAGCCAGGAACACCAGGAATTCAGCTATGCATTCGTGAACACGAACATCGATCCAGATAGCCCGACTGTTGGTCACAACACCCGGTGGACACAAGGAACATCACTCGACGGTCGTAGCGAATTCCGCGAAATCAAGGCACAACCGCTTGGCGACGAGCCTATGCTGGCACCCCCTATTCCGCAGGGTCACGCCCAAATTGAGCAGATCGAGAAGGCCAACGACAAAAGCTAG
- the treY gene encoding malto-oligosyltrehalose synthase, producing MNNLISTYRLQFHKDFTFRDFERIIPYLDKLGIKTVYASPIFEAVPGSQHGYDSVNPQRINPEIGTEEQLQSIHQQLAERGINWLQDIVPNHMAFDPANRWLMDVLEKGQLSLYGNFFDIDWANPVHDGKLMVPFLGVSLEDALQNNELTVDYQDNRLVLAYYDTAYPIHLRSYAAILRTAGNKSDQVPDELLTQLDELQKITDVKRYALRCTAFQIDLDKWQSDIKARNYLKACLKAVNTNPALLKQVVDEQVYQLCFYGETDYQINFRRFFTVNSLICLNIQDQTVFEHVHNHTKHLLERGVFQGLRIDHIDGLYDPTQYLERLRELAGDDAYIVVEKILETGEDLPANWPIQGATGYEFLSLVNNLFTKTGSQRKFTQFYTKLLGEKQVVHQELHDKKAYILNEHMQGERENLCRLFLDLKLIDEDRLANLPENRLKEAIGEFLIQCPVYRYYGNQLPLDETESAAIQGILDQVRKKATLSPAADLLEEALLIKPKEGDDEYNQRALRFYQRSMQFTGPLMAKGVEDTLMYTYNRFIGHDEVGDSPEFFGLKTDDFHQKMLDRQARWPLSLNATSTHDTKRGEDVRSRLNVLTDLADEWFDEVRAWQQLNNDLKQDDSPDVNDEYFIYQTLIGSYPMPSIDAPAKAGKSASAPSQDEESFPERLSEYLQKALREAKRRSTYTEPNEAYEEATKTFALNLLDKKKPFWKRFESFHRQIADLGIINSLAQLVLKCTCPGLPDVYQGCEGWDLSLVDPDNRRPVDFDQRQRWLDELTTSDSDNRWPELWESRYDARIKLLLVHLLLSERKKQADLFANGHYIPLQVEGRYKQHVLAFARRYGQSWCVVAVPLGLAQLCREQQTDAVSLDWANTRIVLPDEAPTEWQHQLVKRTGKIEKGIAVSNVFDFIPLAVIKLNQPSCTRSAGILLPITSLPSPYGVGDFGPEASSFADFLSRSRQRYWQVLPLNPIDPGQGFSPYSTNSSMAGNPLLISPDLLVKEGLLTQEDLKTAVLPSTSRADFADVQRVKEQLFDKAYQTFKHRQTSAQTKQFSQFCQNESAWLDDFALYFVLKQQHNNQPWYTWQEEYKLRRKKALDAFTKQNEDSLMKVKWLQFVFASQWNQLKSYCNSLGIELFGDLPFYVSYDSVDVWAHPDLFSIDGEGNMTRVAGVPPDYFNANGQLWGMPTFRWDVLKKQGYRWWIDRLCKNMERYDLLRLDHFRAFADYWEVPADEKTAINGTWQPGPGAELFTVLRDELGELPFVAEDLGKIDQAVYDLRDAFGLPGMAVLQFAYGEDMPKSVNNLHNHIPNVIAYTGTHDNNTSRGWFRQDNKKTQQKQLERYVGLSVTADNVHQILSRMAYASVAQTAILPIQDVLGLDESARINNPASADNNWTWRLVPGQITAQTEEQLREWTEIYNRF from the coding sequence ATGAATAACCTAATTTCAACGTACCGACTTCAATTTCATAAAGACTTTACCTTTCGCGATTTCGAGCGTATTATTCCATACCTGGACAAGCTAGGCATCAAAACGGTTTATGCTTCACCAATATTTGAAGCGGTACCCGGCAGCCAGCACGGTTATGATTCCGTCAATCCCCAGCGAATCAACCCTGAGATCGGCACGGAAGAACAGCTCCAATCAATTCATCAGCAGCTAGCCGAGCGTGGTATCAACTGGCTACAGGACATTGTGCCTAACCACATGGCTTTCGATCCAGCCAACCGCTGGCTGATGGACGTGCTCGAGAAAGGACAGCTATCCTTATACGGCAACTTCTTTGACATTGACTGGGCGAATCCCGTTCACGATGGCAAATTGATGGTGCCATTTTTGGGCGTTTCACTTGAAGACGCGCTTCAAAACAACGAACTAACTGTTGATTATCAGGATAATCGTTTGGTCCTGGCTTACTACGATACGGCTTATCCAATACACCTGCGTTCGTATGCTGCTATTCTGAGAACCGCCGGAAATAAGTCGGACCAGGTACCAGATGAATTACTGACCCAACTAGACGAGCTGCAAAAAATAACCGATGTCAAGCGTTACGCGCTGCGTTGCACAGCTTTTCAGATTGATCTGGACAAATGGCAAAGCGACATTAAAGCAAGAAATTACCTGAAAGCTTGTTTGAAAGCGGTGAATACTAATCCGGCGTTGCTCAAACAGGTTGTGGATGAGCAGGTGTATCAACTTTGCTTTTACGGCGAAACGGATTACCAGATCAATTTCCGGCGCTTTTTTACCGTCAATAGCCTCATCTGTCTGAATATTCAAGACCAAACCGTCTTTGAACATGTCCATAATCATACCAAGCACCTACTCGAAAGGGGTGTATTTCAGGGCCTGCGAATTGATCATATCGACGGCTTGTACGACCCGACTCAATATCTGGAACGACTGCGAGAACTGGCAGGAGACGATGCTTATATTGTGGTCGAGAAAATTCTGGAAACCGGTGAAGACCTGCCTGCCAACTGGCCTATTCAGGGGGCAACGGGCTACGAGTTTCTGTCACTGGTCAATAACCTATTTACAAAAACGGGTAGCCAGCGGAAGTTTACCCAATTTTACACCAAGTTGCTCGGCGAGAAGCAGGTCGTTCATCAGGAATTGCACGACAAGAAAGCGTATATCCTCAACGAGCACATGCAGGGTGAGCGCGAAAACCTTTGCCGACTATTCCTGGATCTGAAGCTTATCGACGAAGACCGGTTGGCCAATCTTCCGGAAAATCGGCTAAAAGAAGCCATTGGTGAGTTTCTAATTCAGTGTCCGGTTTACCGGTATTATGGTAATCAACTACCGCTGGACGAGACCGAGTCAGCGGCTATTCAAGGTATTCTGGATCAGGTTCGTAAAAAAGCAACCCTTTCGCCAGCCGCCGATCTTCTGGAAGAAGCCTTACTGATCAAACCGAAGGAAGGCGATGACGAATACAATCAGCGGGCCTTGCGTTTCTACCAGCGCAGTATGCAGTTCACAGGTCCGTTGATGGCCAAAGGCGTAGAAGATACGCTTATGTACACTTACAATCGCTTTATAGGCCACGACGAAGTAGGTGATTCACCGGAATTTTTTGGGTTGAAAACCGACGATTTCCATCAGAAGATGCTCGACCGGCAAGCGCGTTGGCCGTTATCACTCAACGCTACATCGACCCACGACACCAAGCGGGGCGAAGATGTTCGGAGTCGGCTCAATGTACTGACGGATTTGGCCGATGAGTGGTTCGACGAAGTGCGGGCCTGGCAGCAACTCAACAATGATTTAAAGCAAGACGATTCTCCGGATGTAAACGACGAATATTTCATTTACCAGACGCTGATTGGGTCTTACCCAATGCCTAGCATCGATGCTCCCGCTAAAGCTGGTAAAAGTGCGTCGGCTCCTAGTCAGGATGAAGAAAGTTTTCCGGAGCGACTGAGCGAATATTTACAAAAAGCCCTGCGCGAAGCCAAACGGAGATCAACCTACACCGAGCCTAACGAAGCGTACGAAGAAGCCACAAAAACGTTTGCGCTAAATCTGTTAGACAAGAAAAAGCCGTTCTGGAAGCGGTTTGAATCGTTTCATCGACAAATAGCGGATCTGGGCATTATCAATTCTTTGGCGCAGTTGGTACTCAAATGTACGTGTCCTGGTCTGCCCGACGTGTATCAGGGTTGCGAAGGGTGGGACCTTAGTCTGGTTGATCCTGACAATCGGCGCCCCGTCGATTTTGATCAGCGTCAGCGTTGGCTGGACGAATTAACGACTAGCGACTCTGATAACCGTTGGCCGGAGTTATGGGAGAGCCGTTACGATGCCCGCATCAAACTGTTGCTGGTCCATCTTCTTCTTTCCGAGCGAAAGAAACAGGCCGATCTCTTTGCCAATGGACATTACATTCCGCTACAAGTGGAAGGGCGCTACAAGCAACACGTACTGGCCTTTGCCCGGCGTTATGGACAAAGCTGGTGTGTAGTAGCCGTTCCGCTGGGATTAGCGCAATTGTGCCGTGAACAGCAGACCGATGCGGTTTCTCTTGATTGGGCAAACACTCGAATAGTCTTACCGGATGAAGCACCTACTGAATGGCAGCATCAGTTAGTAAAGCGAACGGGTAAAATCGAAAAAGGCATCGCGGTTTCAAACGTGTTTGACTTTATACCACTGGCCGTTATTAAGCTCAACCAGCCAAGTTGTACGCGTAGCGCTGGCATATTATTACCGATCACATCATTACCATCGCCTTATGGCGTCGGTGATTTTGGTCCCGAAGCCTCGTCGTTTGCCGATTTTCTCAGCCGCAGTCGCCAACGTTACTGGCAGGTATTACCCCTCAACCCCATCGATCCCGGACAAGGTTTTTCGCCCTACAGTACCAACTCAAGTATGGCCGGAAACCCGTTACTGATCAGCCCTGATTTGCTGGTTAAAGAAGGATTGTTGACTCAGGAAGACCTAAAAACAGCAGTTTTGCCATCAACTAGTCGGGCTGACTTTGCCGACGTTCAGCGGGTAAAAGAACAGCTGTTTGACAAAGCCTATCAGACCTTTAAACATCGACAGACCTCCGCTCAAACAAAGCAATTCAGTCAGTTCTGTCAGAACGAATCGGCCTGGCTGGATGACTTCGCCTTGTATTTTGTCTTAAAGCAGCAGCATAATAACCAGCCATGGTATACGTGGCAAGAGGAATACAAACTCCGACGGAAAAAGGCGCTCGACGCTTTTACGAAGCAGAATGAAGATTCATTAATGAAGGTTAAATGGCTTCAATTTGTTTTTGCCAGCCAGTGGAATCAGTTGAAATCCTATTGCAACAGTTTGGGCATTGAGCTGTTTGGTGACCTGCCTTTCTACGTTAGCTACGATTCGGTAGACGTATGGGCGCATCCAGACCTGTTCAGTATTGACGGCGAGGGGAACATGACCCGTGTGGCGGGGGTTCCGCCTGACTATTTTAATGCCAATGGTCAGCTTTGGGGCATGCCTACTTTCCGGTGGGATGTTCTGAAAAAGCAAGGCTACAGGTGGTGGATTGATCGGCTCTGTAAAAACATGGAACGGTACGACCTGTTGCGGCTAGACCACTTCCGCGCCTTCGCTGACTACTGGGAAGTACCCGCCGACGAAAAGACAGCCATCAATGGGACCTGGCAGCCCGGTCCGGGAGCTGAACTATTCACGGTCCTCCGCGACGAACTGGGCGAACTACCGTTTGTAGCCGAAGACTTAGGCAAGATCGATCAGGCGGTTTATGACTTGCGCGACGCGTTTGGATTACCAGGAATGGCAGTACTCCAGTTTGCCTACGGTGAGGACATGCCTAAGTCGGTCAATAACCTGCACAATCACATTCCAAATGTAATTGCGTACACCGGAACGCACGACAATAATACAAGTCGGGGATGGTTCCGGCAGGATAATAAGAAGACGCAACAGAAGCAGTTGGAGCGTTACGTTGGCCTTTCCGTAACAGCCGACAACGTCCATCAGATTTTGTCTCGGATGGCCTACGCATCGGTCGCTCAAACGGCCATTCTGCCCATTCAGGATGTACTAGGATTAGATGAGTCCGCCCGTATCAACAACCCAGCTTCGGCAGACAACAACTGGACCTGGCGATTAGTACCCGGCCAGATTACCGCTCAAACTGAAGAACAGCTACGAGAGTGGACGGAGATCTATAACCGCTTTTAG
- a CDS encoding TIGR03885 family FMN-dependent LLM class oxidoreductase: protein MIKIGYHASHEQFKPSVLLDYVKRAEQAGFTASSSSDHFNPWSNRQGESGFAWSWLGAALQATSLSFGVVNAPGQRYHPAIIAQAAATLAEMFPERFWIAVGTGQSLNEHITGDKWPSKADRNARLKECVDIMRALWAGETVSHKGLVTVEEAKLYTRPDIKPLLFGAAVTSKTAEWVGSWADGLLTISQPKEKLQEVVDAFRRGGGEGKPMHLKVQLSYAATKEAAQQGAYDQWRSNIFPNAMLTELRTPDQFDMAGEMVNLQEVDKMVRISADVQQHMAWLQDDLNMGFEQLILHNVNLEHEQFIADFGQHVLPSLQPKS, encoded by the coding sequence ATGATTAAGATTGGCTATCACGCTTCGCACGAGCAATTTAAACCTAGTGTTTTATTAGACTACGTAAAACGGGCCGAACAGGCAGGATTTACGGCATCGTCCTCGTCCGATCATTTCAACCCCTGGAGCAATCGCCAGGGCGAGAGTGGCTTTGCCTGGTCATGGCTGGGAGCCGCTTTGCAGGCTACCTCGCTAAGCTTTGGCGTGGTGAATGCGCCCGGACAACGATACCATCCCGCTATTATCGCTCAGGCGGCCGCTACGCTGGCAGAAATGTTTCCCGAGCGTTTTTGGATTGCGGTAGGAACAGGCCAGTCGCTCAATGAACACATAACTGGCGACAAATGGCCGTCTAAAGCCGATCGTAACGCCCGCTTAAAAGAATGCGTCGACATTATGCGAGCGCTGTGGGCGGGTGAAACGGTCTCCCATAAGGGCCTTGTTACGGTTGAAGAAGCTAAACTCTACACCCGTCCGGACATAAAACCGCTACTGTTTGGCGCAGCGGTAACTAGTAAAACAGCCGAATGGGTTGGTAGCTGGGCCGATGGGCTGCTGACAATCTCGCAACCGAAAGAAAAGTTGCAAGAGGTTGTTGACGCTTTCCGGCGCGGTGGTGGTGAGGGCAAACCGATGCATCTGAAAGTTCAGCTATCTTACGCAGCAACAAAAGAAGCCGCTCAGCAGGGAGCTTACGACCAGTGGCGGTCCAACATTTTCCCCAACGCGATGCTAACGGAATTGCGGACGCCTGATCAGTTTGATATGGCGGGGGAGATGGTAAATCTGCAAGAGGTTGATAAGATGGTACGTATCTCTGCCGATGTTCAGCAACACATGGCTTGGCTACAGGATGACTTGAACATGGGTTTCGAACAGCTGATTCTGCACAACGTCAATCTGGAACACGAGCAATTTATTGCTGATTTCGGTCAACACGTATTACCATCGCTGCAACCTAAAAGTTAA